The following proteins are co-located in the Vibrio azureus genome:
- the cysC gene encoding adenylyl-sulfate kinase — protein MTVDTPLKDQNIVWHQHAIDKQARANLKQQKPAVLWFTGLSGAGKSTVAGALETRLAQLGYHTYLLDGDNVRHGLCRDLGFSEQDRRENIRRIGELAKLMADAGLIVLSAFISPHREERQLVRDLLPENEFIEVYVNASLEVCEKRDPKGLYKKARAGEIRHFTGVDSEYQAPLTPEIDLPAGEKSVAELVELCIETMQQRGIIR, from the coding sequence ATGACAGTCGATACCCCGTTAAAAGATCAAAATATTGTTTGGCATCAGCACGCTATTGATAAGCAGGCTCGTGCCAATTTAAAGCAGCAAAAACCGGCCGTGCTGTGGTTTACCGGGCTGTCTGGTGCTGGAAAATCGACAGTAGCTGGGGCATTAGAAACACGCTTAGCACAGTTGGGTTATCATACTTATTTGCTGGATGGGGATAATGTTCGTCATGGGCTGTGTCGTGATCTCGGCTTTTCAGAACAGGATCGCCGTGAGAATATTCGTCGTATTGGTGAATTAGCCAAGTTGATGGCAGATGCGGGTTTGATTGTCTTGTCTGCTTTTATCTCACCACATCGTGAAGAACGTCAGTTAGTTCGTGATTTACTGCCAGAAAATGAATTTATTGAGGTCTACGTTAATGCTTCTTTAGAAGTGTGCGAAAAAAGAGATCCTAAAGGGCTATACAAAAAAGCACGAGCAGGCGAGATCCGCCACTTCACAGGGGTTGACTCAGAATATCAGGCCCCACTCACTCCCGAGATCGATTTGCCTGCTGGTGAGAAAAGTGTGGCTGAGCTTGTTGAGCTGTGTATCGAAACCATGCAGCAGCGAGGCATTATTCGTTAG